In a single window of the Limnohabitans sp. 2KL-27 genome:
- a CDS encoding arginine/lysine/ornithine decarboxylase, with product MKFRFPIVIIDEDYRSENTSGLGIRALADAIIAEGFEVLGVTSYGDLSQFAQQQSRASAFILSIDDEEFSPGPDLDPAVINLRAFIDEVRRKNADVPIYIYGETKTSRHLPNDILRELHGFIHMFEDTPEFVARHIIREAKSYLEGVQPPFFKALLDYAEDGSYSWHCPGHSGGVAFLKSPVGQMYHQFYGENMLRADVCNAVEELGQLLDHNGAIGESERNAARIFNADHCFFVTNGTSTSNKIVWHHTVAPGDVVVVDRNCHKSILHAIIMTGAVPVFMKPTRNHFGIIGPIPKSEFEPAAIMAKIKANPLLKGVDPKKVKPRVMTLTQSTYDGVLYNTETIKSMLDGYVDNLHFDEAWLPHAAFHPFYGPYHAMGKKRARPKESMVYATQSIHKLLAGISQASHVLVQDAQNTKLDRPLFNEAYLMHTSTSPQYSIIASCDVAAAMMEPPGGTALVEESIAEALDFRRAMRKVDEDYGKDWWFKVWGPEKFADEGIGRADDWILRNDPRKKASKWHGFGQQLADGFNMLDPIKSTIVTPGLNLDGKFDKTGIPASIVSKFLTEHGVVVEKTGLYSFFIMFTIGITKGRWNTLLTALQQFKDEYAKNQPMWKIMPEFCQKYPRYERMGLRDLCQHVHEMYAKYDIARLTTDMYLSDLAPAMRPSDAYAHIAHRKTERVEIDHLEGRITVGLVTPYPPGIPLLIPGEVFNKKIVDYLKFAREFNEKCPGFETDIHGLVEIKDDDGKKRYFADCVKV from the coding sequence ATGAAATTTCGTTTCCCCATCGTCATCATTGACGAAGATTACCGCTCCGAAAACACCTCGGGCCTGGGTATACGCGCTTTGGCTGATGCCATCATTGCCGAGGGTTTCGAGGTCTTGGGCGTGACCAGTTATGGTGACTTGTCGCAGTTTGCGCAGCAGCAAAGCCGCGCCAGTGCATTCATTTTGTCGATTGACGACGAAGAGTTCTCACCGGGCCCGGACTTGGACCCGGCCGTGATCAATTTACGGGCCTTCATTGACGAAGTGCGTCGCAAGAACGCCGACGTGCCCATTTACATTTATGGCGAGACCAAGACCTCGCGCCATTTGCCCAACGACATCCTGCGCGAATTGCACGGCTTCATCCACATGTTTGAAGACACCCCCGAGTTCGTGGCACGTCACATCATCCGCGAGGCCAAAAGCTATCTGGAGGGCGTTCAGCCGCCATTTTTCAAGGCGCTGCTCGATTACGCCGAAGACGGCTCCTATTCGTGGCACTGCCCCGGCCACTCCGGTGGCGTGGCTTTTCTCAAGAGCCCTGTGGGCCAGATGTACCACCAGTTTTATGGCGAAAACATGCTGCGTGCCGACGTGTGCAACGCCGTGGAAGAGTTGGGCCAGCTGTTGGACCACAACGGCGCCATCGGCGAGAGCGAACGCAACGCCGCGCGCATTTTCAATGCCGACCATTGCTTCTTCGTGACCAACGGCACCAGCACCTCCAACAAGATTGTCTGGCACCACACGGTGGCACCCGGCGATGTGGTGGTCGTGGACCGCAACTGCCACAAATCCATCCTGCACGCCATCATCATGACCGGTGCGGTGCCGGTGTTCATGAAGCCCACACGCAACCATTTCGGCATCATTGGGCCCATTCCCAAAAGCGAGTTTGAGCCTGCGGCCATCATGGCCAAAATCAAGGCCAACCCCTTGCTCAAAGGCGTGGATCCCAAAAAGGTCAAGCCCCGCGTGATGACCCTGACCCAGTCCACCTACGACGGGGTGCTCTACAACACCGAAACCATCAAGAGCATGCTCGACGGTTACGTGGACAACCTGCACTTTGACGAAGCCTGGCTGCCCCATGCGGCCTTTCACCCCTTTTATGGCCCCTACCACGCGATGGGCAAAAAGCGCGCTCGACCCAAAGAGTCCATGGTGTACGCCACGCAATCCATCCACAAGCTGTTGGCGGGTATCAGCCAGGCCAGCCATGTGCTGGTGCAGGACGCGCAAAACACCAAGCTGGACAGGCCGCTGTTCAACGAGGCGTACCTGATGCACACCTCGACCAGCCCGCAGTACAGCATCATTGCCAGCTGTGACGTGGCTGCCGCCATGATGGAGCCGCCCGGTGGCACTGCGCTGGTGGAAGAGAGCATTGCAGAGGCATTGGATTTTCGCCGCGCCATGCGCAAGGTGGACGAGGATTACGGCAAGGACTGGTGGTTCAAGGTCTGGGGCCCTGAAAAGTTTGCCGACGAGGGCATTGGCCGCGCCGACGATTGGATCTTGCGCAACGACCCTCGCAAAAAGGCCAGCAAGTGGCATGGCTTCGGCCAGCAACTGGCCGATGGCTTCAACATGTTGGACCCCATCAAGTCGACCATCGTCACACCGGGCCTGAACCTCGACGGCAAGTTCGACAAAACCGGCATTCCGGCATCCATCGTTAGCAAGTTCCTGACCGAGCATGGGGTGGTGGTGGAAAAGACGGGCCTTTACAGCTTTTTCATCATGTTCACCATCGGCATCACCAAGGGCCGCTGGAACACTTTGCTCACGGCCTTGCAGCAGTTCAAGGACGAATACGCCAAGAACCAGCCCATGTGGAAAATCATGCCGGAGTTCTGCCAGAAATACCCGCGCTACGAGCGCATGGGCTTGCGCGACCTGTGCCAGCATGTGCACGAGATGTACGCCAAGTACGATATCGCTCGCCTGACCACCGACATGTATTTGTCCGACCTGGCCCCGGCCATGCGGCCGTCTGACGCCTACGCCCACATTGCGCACCGCAAGACCGAGCGGGTGGAAATCGACCACCTGGAAGGCCGTATCACCGTGGGTTTGGTCACGCCGTACCCGCCCGGCATTCCGCTCTTGATCCCTGGCGAGGTTTTCAACAAGAAGATCGTCGATTACCTCAAGTTCGCGCGTGAGTTCAACGAGAAGTGCCCGGGCTTCGAAACAGACATCCATGGTCTGGTGGAGATCAAAGACGATGACGGCAAGAAGCGGTACTTTGCGGATTGCGTGAAGGTTTAA
- the fabI gene encoding enoyl-ACP reductase FabI, producing the protein MTTKTGFLSGKKLLITGVLSNRSIAYGIAKACHAQGAELAFSYVGERFKDRITEFAADFDSKLIFDCDVGSDEQIEKLFTDLSATWPKFDGFVHAIGYAPREAIAGDFLDGLSREGFKIAHDISAYSFPAMAKAALPYLNDKSAVLTLTYLGAIRTVPNYNTMGLAKASLEASVRYLAESLGSQNRGLRANGISAGPIKTLAASGIKGFGKILSVVAEASPIRRNVTIEDVGNVAAFMLSDLAAGVTAEITYVDGGFSQVVGGIAEPAAAA; encoded by the coding sequence ATGACTACAAAAACAGGATTTCTGTCGGGTAAAAAGCTGCTGATCACCGGCGTGCTGTCCAACCGCTCGATCGCTTACGGCATCGCCAAGGCCTGCCATGCGCAAGGGGCCGAGCTGGCCTTCAGCTACGTGGGCGAGCGCTTCAAGGACCGAATCACCGAGTTCGCGGCCGATTTCGACTCCAAATTGATCTTTGATTGCGATGTGGGCAGCGACGAACAGATTGAAAAATTGTTCACCGACCTGTCGGCCACTTGGCCCAAGTTCGACGGTTTTGTGCATGCCATTGGCTACGCACCACGCGAAGCGATTGCCGGTGATTTTCTGGACGGTTTGTCGCGCGAAGGCTTCAAGATCGCGCACGACATCAGCGCCTACAGCTTCCCCGCCATGGCCAAAGCGGCCTTGCCTTACCTGAACGACAAGTCGGCTGTGCTGACCTTGACCTATTTGGGCGCGATCCGCACGGTGCCCAACTACAACACCATGGGCCTGGCCAAGGCGAGCCTGGAAGCCTCGGTGCGCTACCTGGCCGAGTCGCTGGGCAGCCAAAACCGTGGCCTGCGTGCCAACGGCATTTCGGCCGGCCCCATCAAGACGCTGGCGGCCAGTGGCATCAAGGGTTTTGGCAAGATTTTGTCGGTGGTGGCAGAAGCCTCTCCGATTCGCCGCAATGTGACCATTGAGGACGTGGGCAATGTGGCCGCCTTCATGCTGAGCGATTTGGCTGCGGGCGTGACGGCCGAGATCACGTATGTGGACGGTGGTTTCAGCCAAGTGGTCGGTGGCATTGCGGAGCCAGCGGCTGCGGCTTGA
- a CDS encoding microcin C ABC transporter permease YejB — protein MLAYIFKRLLLMIPTLFGVLLMTFVVIQFVPGGPVEQMVAQLQGRDTGGEGAAAAGSGYRGRQGVDAARIAEIKTLYGFDKPPTERFWMMLQQFAQFDLGKSFFYPKDVWSLIKEKLPVSISLGLWTFFLSYLVSVPLGIAKAVRAGTRFDTLSSLLVLVGYAIPGFVLGVALLVIFGGQLQWFPLRGLTSSNWEQLSWGAKVVDYLWHIALPVTASVLGSFAVITMLTKNAFLEEIRKQYVLTARAKGLSENRVLYRHVMRNALIPLVTGFPAAFIGAFFTGSLLIETLFSLDGLGLLSYEAVIRRDYPVVLGTLYLFTLIGLVTKLISDLCYLWVDPRVKFDK, from the coding sequence ATGCTGGCCTACATTTTCAAACGCTTGCTGCTGATGATTCCGACCTTGTTCGGCGTGTTGTTGATGACTTTCGTGGTGATCCAGTTTGTGCCCGGTGGCCCGGTTGAGCAGATGGTGGCCCAGCTGCAAGGCCGTGACACGGGCGGGGAGGGAGCAGCCGCCGCGGGCAGCGGTTATCGGGGCAGGCAGGGCGTGGATGCCGCCCGCATTGCCGAAATTAAAACGCTGTACGGTTTTGACAAGCCCCCCACGGAGCGGTTCTGGATGATGCTCCAGCAATTTGCGCAGTTCGATCTGGGCAAGAGCTTTTTTTACCCCAAAGACGTCTGGAGTCTGATCAAGGAAAAATTACCCGTGTCCATCAGTCTGGGCTTGTGGACGTTTTTCCTGAGTTATTTGGTCTCGGTGCCCTTGGGCATTGCCAAGGCCGTGCGGGCGGGCACGCGTTTTGACACGCTCAGCAGTTTGCTGGTGCTGGTGGGCTATGCCATTCCAGGTTTTGTGCTGGGTGTCGCCTTGCTGGTGATTTTTGGTGGACAGCTGCAGTGGTTTCCACTGCGCGGCCTGACCTCGTCCAATTGGGAGCAGCTGAGCTGGGGTGCCAAAGTGGTCGACTATCTGTGGCATATCGCCTTGCCGGTCACGGCCAGTGTGTTGGGCTCGTTTGCCGTGATCACCATGCTGACCAAGAACGCATTTTTGGAAGAAATCCGCAAACAGTATGTGCTGACGGCACGCGCCAAAGGCCTGAGTGAAAACCGGGTGCTCTACCGCCATGTCATGCGCAACGCCTTGATTCCGCTGGTCACGGGTTTTCCTGCGGCCTTCATTGGCGCCTTTTTCACCGGTTCACTGCTGATCGAAACCCTGTTTTCGCTCGATGGACTGGGTTTGCTCAGTTATGAGGCCGTGATCCGACGCGACTACCCGGTGGTGCTGGGTACCTTGTATTTGTTCACCCTGATCGGGCTGGTCACCAAGCTGATCAGTGACCTGTGCTACCTGTGGGTCGACCCCCGCGTGAAGTTTGACA
- a CDS encoding extracellular solute-binding protein, which translates to MRRPLARFWTHCCLALGLGLAANAWAAHAYAQFGDIRYPAGFAHFAYVNPVAPKGGEIMLVPPTRQSNFDKYNPFTLKGSAPPSMLGMLFDTLLVGNMDEPTTAYGLLASDVFVAPDRMSVTFQIHPQARFHNGDPVLALDVRHSFERLTSKQAAPQYRTFFGEVKGATVLAERSIRFDFVRPNSELPLIVGSLPVFSHKWGLQGSAHKPLDQIVMDIPIASGPYRIGRVQFGKDITYERDPAYWARDLNVRKGQFNFDRITYKIYKDSTAQLEAFKAGEFDYMQSFIAREWARAFTGRAFERGELIKAELPHGNAGDFQGFLFNTRRDKFQDVRVRQAIALAMDFEWLNRQLFYNAYSRVRGYFVASDFEAKGRPGADELALLTPLRAQLPAAVFEQEVPQPPQTALEPASGHTLRDHLRQARGLLQDAGWTYRDGALRNAKGQAFSIEFLDSSGSMGRVVTPFAKNLEKLGIQVQYKVIDFALLQKRMDVFDFDIVSNRTVGSEAPGTELLERYGSRSADVEGSGNVIGLKDPAVDALLDKVVSATSRPELVTRLRALDRVLRHGHYVVPHWYGAVHRVSWRAKVFARPADLPRFYQPEKLVTTVWWSPDASTSTAAQAAPKAP; encoded by the coding sequence ATGCGAAGACCCTTGGCCCGTTTCTGGACACACTGCTGCTTGGCCCTTGGGCTGGGGTTGGCGGCCAATGCTTGGGCCGCACACGCTTATGCCCAATTCGGGGACATCCGCTACCCGGCCGGGTTTGCCCATTTCGCGTACGTCAACCCAGTTGCGCCCAAAGGCGGCGAGATCATGCTGGTGCCGCCGACTCGGCAGTCCAACTTCGATAAATACAACCCCTTCACCTTGAAGGGGAGTGCTCCCCCGTCCATGTTGGGCATGCTTTTTGACACCTTGCTGGTGGGCAACATGGACGAACCGACCACGGCCTATGGCCTGCTGGCTTCGGATGTCTTTGTGGCCCCCGACCGCATGTCGGTGACCTTTCAGATTCACCCGCAAGCGCGCTTTCACAATGGTGACCCGGTGCTGGCGCTCGATGTGCGCCATTCTTTTGAGCGCTTGACCAGCAAGCAGGCCGCGCCCCAGTACCGCACGTTTTTTGGCGAAGTCAAAGGCGCCACAGTCCTCGCCGAGCGCAGCATCCGCTTTGACTTTGTTCGCCCCAACAGTGAGCTGCCCTTGATCGTGGGCAGCTTGCCTGTGTTCAGCCACAAGTGGGGGCTGCAGGGCAGCGCTCACAAGCCTTTGGACCAGATCGTGATGGACATCCCGATTGCGTCAGGCCCTTACCGCATCGGCCGTGTGCAGTTTGGCAAGGACATCACCTACGAGCGCGATCCGGCGTATTGGGCGCGTGACTTGAACGTCCGAAAAGGCCAATTCAATTTCGACCGCATCACCTACAAAATCTACAAGGACAGCACCGCCCAGCTTGAAGCCTTCAAGGCGGGCGAGTTCGATTACATGCAGTCCTTCATCGCGAGGGAATGGGCCAGGGCCTTCACAGGCCGGGCCTTTGAGCGGGGTGAGTTGATCAAGGCCGAGCTGCCGCACGGCAATGCCGGCGACTTTCAGGGCTTTTTGTTCAACACGCGCCGCGACAAATTCCAAGATGTTCGGGTGCGCCAAGCCATCGCGCTGGCCATGGACTTCGAGTGGTTGAACCGCCAACTTTTTTACAACGCTTACAGCCGTGTGCGTGGTTATTTTGTGGCCAGCGACTTTGAGGCCAAAGGCCGACCGGGCGCCGACGAGTTGGCCTTGCTCACGCCTTTGCGCGCCCAGCTGCCTGCTGCCGTGTTCGAGCAGGAAGTCCCGCAACCGCCACAGACCGCGCTGGAGCCGGCTTCGGGCCACACCCTGCGCGACCATTTGCGCCAAGCGCGTGGTCTGCTGCAAGACGCCGGATGGACCTACCGCGATGGCGCTTTGCGCAACGCCAAGGGGCAAGCCTTCAGCATTGAGTTTTTGGACAGTTCGGGCTCAATGGGGCGCGTGGTCACGCCATTTGCCAAGAATTTGGAAAAACTGGGCATCCAGGTTCAGTACAAAGTGATCGACTTTGCGTTGCTGCAAAAGCGCATGGACGTGTTTGACTTTGACATCGTCAGCAACCGAACCGTGGGCAGTGAAGCCCCTGGCACCGAGTTGCTCGAGCGCTACGGCAGCCGATCGGCCGACGTCGAGGGTTCAGGCAATGTGATCGGCCTCAAAGACCCAGCCGTGGATGCCTTGCTGGACAAGGTGGTGAGCGCCACGTCACGGCCTGAGCTGGTGACCCGCCTGCGTGCTTTGGACAGGGTGCTGCGGCACGGCCACTATGTGGTGCCACACTGGTACGGTGCGGTGCACAGGGTGTCTTGGCGGGCCAAGGTGTTTGCACGTCCTGCCGATTTGCCGCGTTTTTACCAACCAGAGAAATTGGTGACCACCGTGTGGTGGTCCCCAGATGCCTCAACTTCAACGGCCGCTCAAGCGGCCCCCAAGGCCCCCTGA